In the genome of Bradyrhizobium ottawaense, the window GCGGTTGACGAGGCAGGCATCGGGCGCGAAGTCTTGAAAGCCGCCCTGCTCCGCGGCGTGGCGCGCAAGATCGCGGAGCACCGGCGGCATTTCGGGCCATGGCGCGCCGGTGCGCGGATCGATGGGATCGTAGCGATAGCCGGTGTGGTCGGTGATCCAGCCACGCTCGCCGCAATTGGTCATCGCCACCGACATCAGATGGCCGCCGGGCGTGGTCATCCGGCGGAATGGCGATTGTGCCACGATGGCGCGCACGGCGGCGATCAGCCCGGTCTCGATCGGCTTGACGAAGCCGCGCAGCAGCACGGCGCCGTCCGCGATCTCCTCGCGCG includes:
- the alkB gene encoding DNA oxidative demethylase AlkB, whose amino-acid sequence is MTADLFDSVAEAQPSREEIADGAVLLRGFVKPIETGLIAAVRAIVAQSPFRRMTTPGGHLMSVAMTNCGERGWITDHTGYRYDPIDPRTGAPWPEMPPVLRDLARHAAEQGGFQDFAPDACLVNRYEPGTRLSLHQDKDELDYAAPIVSVSLGLPATFLFGGLVRSDKPRRFRLVHGDVVVWGGASRLAYHGVAPLAEGEHALLGRKRINLTFRRTR